Proteins encoded together in one Candidatus Eisenbacteria bacterium window:
- a CDS encoding sigma-54 dependent transcriptional regulator encodes MPQALIVDDEPNSVHAMAELVEKEGFATATAGTLSEARNRLSEDRPDVILVDLMLPDGSGLSLLDELDPARRTEVILVSGQATVDSAISALRVGVLDYLTKPVDVRRLKSVLANVSRTLALKEEVGSLREELRQLGHFGRLIGNSPPMQRVYDLIMKVAPTDATVLLVGESGTGKEEVAATIHELGKRRKQPFLPLNCGAVPPNLIESELFGHERGSFTGATQLHRGYFERASKGTLFLDEITEMPLELQVKLLRVLETGTVSRVGGDEPIAVDVRVIAASNRVPEVAVKEGKFRDDLLYRLNVFPIVLPPLRDREGDIELLAEHFLAQLNREEGTSKKFGAAARRRINGYAWPGNVRELMNMVRRAFILAEDMVEMEGLPVGVASSSPSGAAGATEAIRVGMSLAELERHFILATLEQYGGDKRKAAEVLGISLKTMYNRLNNYAATV; translated from the coding sequence ATGCCGCAGGCATTGATCGTCGACGACGAACCGAACTCGGTCCATGCGATGGCCGAGCTCGTGGAAAAGGAAGGATTCGCGACCGCGACCGCCGGGACGCTGTCCGAGGCGCGGAACCGCCTGTCGGAAGACCGGCCGGACGTGATCCTCGTGGACCTCATGCTTCCGGACGGGAGCGGGCTCAGTCTGCTGGACGAGCTGGATCCGGCGCGGCGGACCGAGGTGATTCTGGTCTCGGGCCAGGCAACCGTGGACTCCGCCATTTCGGCGCTGCGCGTCGGAGTTCTGGATTACCTCACGAAGCCGGTGGACGTACGGCGCCTGAAATCGGTCCTCGCGAACGTCTCGCGCACCCTTGCCCTGAAGGAAGAGGTGGGCTCGCTGCGCGAAGAGCTGCGCCAGCTGGGCCACTTCGGACGCCTCATCGGCAACTCGCCGCCCATGCAGCGCGTCTACGACCTCATCATGAAGGTGGCGCCCACCGACGCCACGGTCCTCCTGGTGGGAGAGAGCGGCACGGGGAAGGAGGAGGTCGCCGCCACGATCCACGAGCTGGGAAAACGTCGAAAGCAGCCCTTCCTCCCGCTCAACTGCGGCGCCGTTCCACCAAACCTGATCGAGAGCGAGCTCTTCGGGCACGAGCGCGGCAGCTTCACGGGGGCGACGCAGCTTCACCGCGGCTACTTCGAGCGGGCGTCGAAGGGCACCCTGTTCCTCGACGAGATCACCGAGATGCCGCTCGAACTCCAGGTGAAGCTCCTTCGCGTGCTCGAGACCGGCACCGTATCCCGGGTGGGAGGGGACGAGCCGATCGCGGTCGACGTTCGCGTCATCGCGGCGAGCAACCGTGTCCCCGAGGTGGCCGTGAAGGAGGGGAAGTTCCGCGACGACCTGCTCTACCGCCTCAACGTGTTTCCCATCGTCCTGCCGCCGCTCCGTGATCGCGAGGGGGACATCGAGCTGCTCGCCGAGCACTTCCTCGCGCAGCTGAATCGCGAAGAAGGCACCTCCAAGAAGTTCGGCGCCGCCGCGCGCCGCCGCATCAACGGCTACGCGTGGCCGGGAAACGTGCGCGAGCTCATGAACATGGTGCGGCGCGCGTTCATCCTCGCCGAGGACATGGTCGAGATGGAGGGTCTTCCGGTCGGCGTCGCCTCGTCCTCGCCGTCGGGTGCCGCCGGCGCGACCGAGGCGATCCGCGTGGGCATGTCCCTCGCGGAGCTGGAGCGGCACTTCATCCTCGCGACGCTCGAGCAATACGGCGGGGACAAGAGAAAGGCCGCGGAGGTTCTCGGAATCAGCCTCAAGACCATGTACAACCGCCTGAACAACTACGCCGCCACCGTGTAG
- a CDS encoding DUF6496 domain-containing protein produces the protein MPRYGPAASRSVERAMRKRKKGTLKSGRSGKTVKSREQAIAIGLSEARQKGAKVPSKRK, from the coding sequence ATGCCACGATACGGTCCGGCCGCGTCCCGTTCGGTCGAGCGCGCGATGCGCAAGCGCAAGAAAGGAACGCTGAAGAGCGGGAGGAGCGGGAAGACGGTGAAGAGCCGCGAGCAGGCCATCGCGATCGGCCTCTCGGAGGCGCGGCAAAAGGGCGCGAAGGTGCCCAGCAAGCGGAAATAG
- a CDS encoding DUF3341 domain-containing protein — translation MAKLITGLFHSRESAELAAEELVKAGFSPDDISLLMSDTTRGREFAIKKSTKAPEGAATGAAVGGALGAVAAGLAAVATLTIPGLQVLAAGPIVAALTGLGAGAAAGGLTGALIGLGIPEHEAKFFHGEIERGGILLGVYAHDDRTKTAKEILESAGAERIRG, via the coding sequence ATGGCGAAACTCATCACGGGACTGTTTCATTCACGGGAGAGCGCGGAGCTGGCCGCGGAGGAGCTGGTGAAGGCGGGATTCTCGCCGGACGACATCAGCCTCCTCATGTCCGACACCACGCGGGGTCGCGAGTTCGCGATCAAGAAGAGCACGAAGGCGCCCGAGGGTGCCGCCACCGGTGCCGCGGTGGGAGGGGCGCTCGGAGCGGTGGCCGCCGGCCTCGCGGCGGTCGCGACGCTCACGATCCCCGGTCTGCAGGTCCTCGCGGCGGGCCCCATCGTGGCGGCGCTGACCGGCCTGGGCGCCGGGGCGGCGGCGGGAGGTCTGACGGGTGCCCTCATCGGCCTCGGCATTCCCGAGCACGAGGCGAAGTTCTTCCATGGCGAGATCGAGCGGGGAGGGATTCTGCTCGGCGTCTACGCGCATGACGACCGCACCAAGACGGCGAAGGAGATCCTCGAGTCCGCCGGCGCGGAACGGATCCGCGGCTGA
- a CDS encoding CsbD family protein: protein MSWDRIEGSWRQLRGKVREQWGKLTDDDLDVIAGKRDMLLGKLQETYGIAQDEAERQVRDFQRQYEGGRS from the coding sequence ATGAGCTGGGACCGTATCGAGGGTAGCTGGAGGCAGCTTCGCGGAAAGGTTCGCGAGCAATGGGGAAAGCTCACCGATGATGATTTGGACGTCATCGCTGGCAAGCGCGACATGCTTCTCGGCAAGCTCCAGGAAACGTACGGCATCGCTCAGGACGAGGCGGAACGCCAGGTGCGCGACTTTCAGCGCCAGTACGAGGGAGGGCGCTCCTGA